One window of the Runella slithyformis DSM 19594 genome contains the following:
- a CDS encoding bifunctional riboflavin kinase/FAD synthetase — MQVYYDIADFAALQNAIVTSGTFDGVHLGHQKILARLTETAQNFGGETVVLTFWPHPRMVVSKDSQHLKLLSTLEEKIDLLRQNGVGHLVVIPFTREFSELSSEEFIQQILVSKIGTKKLVIGYDHHFGRNREGSFEYLQQHAPRYGFDIEEIPRQEIEHITVSSTKIRQALLEGDTGIASELLGRNYTFTGIVVKGRQLGRTIGYPTANVHVTENYKLIPSDGIYAVRVVVRGQTLGGVMSIGFRPTVNGTNRTQEVYIFDFKDDVYGEKMTVELVEYIRPELKFDGLEALTKAIDADCVAALAALEKHS; from the coding sequence ATGCAAGTTTATTACGATATAGCAGATTTTGCAGCACTTCAAAATGCCATAGTGACGAGCGGAACCTTTGACGGGGTTCATTTGGGACACCAAAAGATACTGGCTCGGTTGACTGAAACGGCTCAAAACTTTGGCGGTGAAACCGTCGTTCTGACTTTTTGGCCGCATCCGCGCATGGTGGTTTCCAAAGACAGCCAACATCTCAAACTGCTTTCTACCTTAGAAGAAAAAATAGACCTTCTACGCCAAAACGGCGTCGGGCATTTGGTGGTGATTCCCTTTACAAGGGAATTCAGCGAATTGTCGTCAGAGGAATTTATTCAGCAGATTTTGGTGTCGAAGATTGGAACCAAAAAGCTGGTCATTGGCTACGATCACCATTTTGGACGAAACCGTGAAGGGAGTTTTGAGTACCTGCAACAACACGCCCCGCGCTACGGATTTGACATTGAAGAGATCCCGCGTCAGGAAATCGAGCATATCACCGTCAGCTCGACCAAGATCCGTCAGGCGTTGCTGGAAGGCGATACCGGTATTGCGTCAGAACTGTTGGGGCGAAATTACACCTTCACCGGTATTGTCGTGAAAGGCCGGCAACTGGGGCGGACCATCGGGTACCCTACGGCCAACGTACACGTGACGGAAAATTACAAGCTGATTCCTTCTGACGGTATCTACGCTGTGCGCGTAGTGGTGCGAGGCCAAACGTTAGGCGGGGTGATGAGCATCGGTTTCCGTCCAACCGTTAACGGTACCAACCGCACACAGGAAGTATACATTTTTGATTTCAAAGATGATGTGTATGGGGAAAAAATGACCGTCGAATTGGTGGAATACATTCGTCCCGAACTCAAATTCGATGGCTTGGAAGCTCTCACCAAAGCCATTGATGCCGATTGTGTGGCTGCGCTGGCTGCGCTGGAAAAGCATTCGTAA
- the truB gene encoding tRNA pseudouridine(55) synthase TruB: MIDDSATSPDEGEVILLNKPLTWTSFDAVNKIKKACRFKKIGHAGTLDPLATGLLILCTGKKTKEIDTYQGAEKEYTGKMVLGKTTPSIDLETPFDGEYPIDHITPELMQAAVAKLTGELSQYPPIYSAVKMGGERLYKKARRGEAVEIKPRSVSVPVFEIDAVHFPEISFRVVCSKGTYIRSLVRDFGMLLESGAYMSELCRTRIGAYWLKDADEIEEYVKRKREELGLS; the protein is encoded by the coding sequence ATGATAGATGACTCTGCAACTTCTCCTGATGAGGGAGAAGTGATCTTGCTTAATAAGCCCCTTACCTGGACATCTTTTGATGCCGTCAATAAAATTAAAAAAGCCTGTCGTTTTAAAAAAATCGGTCATGCCGGAACCCTCGACCCTTTGGCGACGGGCTTGCTGATTTTGTGTACAGGTAAGAAAACCAAGGAAATTGATACCTATCAGGGGGCAGAAAAAGAATATACCGGCAAAATGGTGCTGGGCAAGACCACTCCTTCCATCGACCTTGAAACGCCCTTTGACGGCGAATACCCCATTGATCATATTACGCCTGAATTGATGCAGGCTGCCGTGGCAAAACTGACAGGCGAGCTTTCGCAGTATCCGCCTATTTATTCGGCCGTAAAAATGGGAGGGGAGCGGCTCTACAAAAAGGCCCGTCGGGGAGAGGCGGTTGAGATCAAACCCCGTTCGGTTTCGGTACCGGTCTTTGAGATTGATGCTGTCCATTTTCCCGAAATAAGTTTTCGTGTTGTTTGTTCAAAAGGGACTTATATTCGCAGTCTGGTCCGTGATTTTGGAATGCTGCTTGAATCAGGGGCTTATATGAGTGAGCTTTGTCGTACCCGAATCGGGGCCTATTGGCTGAAAGACGCGGACGAAATAGAAGAGTACGTAAAAAGAAAACGGGAAGAATTAGGATTAAGTTAA
- a CDS encoding undecaprenyl-diphosphate phosphatase produces MDFFQALILAVIEGITEYLPISSTGHMILASSFMGIASDPFVKFFTVAIQLGAILSVVVLYFKRFFRSLDFYFKLVVAFIPSAVFGILFSDAIDALLESPLGVAISLLVGGIILLFVDKWFTKTYIESSDEVDYLTAFKIGFFQCIAMIPGVSRSGATIVGGMSQRLSRKAAAEFSFFLAVPTMFAATAKKAYDFYKEGFVLTDEQIKLLAVGNVVAFIVAMLAIKFFIDFLAKYGFRLFGWYRIIVGGAILTLMLAGYKLEIV; encoded by the coding sequence ATGGATTTTTTTCAAGCCCTTATTCTTGCCGTAATCGAAGGTATTACGGAATATCTGCCTATATCCTCCACGGGTCACATGATTTTGGCTTCTTCCTTTATGGGAATCGCTTCTGATCCTTTTGTTAAATTCTTTACCGTTGCTATCCAATTAGGCGCTATCCTTTCGGTCGTTGTTCTCTATTTTAAACGCTTCTTTCGTTCGCTGGATTTTTACTTTAAACTCGTCGTTGCGTTTATTCCCAGTGCCGTTTTCGGCATTTTGTTCAGCGATGCCATAGATGCATTGCTCGAAAGTCCGCTGGGTGTAGCCATTTCGTTGCTGGTGGGCGGAATCATTCTGTTGTTTGTGGATAAGTGGTTCACTAAAACCTATATTGAAAGTTCCGACGAAGTTGATTACCTGACCGCCTTTAAAATCGGTTTTTTTCAGTGTATCGCCATGATCCCGGGTGTGTCGCGCTCGGGAGCAACCATTGTAGGTGGGATGTCGCAGCGCCTTTCCCGAAAGGCCGCCGCTGAGTTTTCGTTCTTTCTGGCGGTTCCGACCATGTTTGCCGCTACGGCAAAAAAGGCCTATGATTTTTACAAAGAGGGTTTTGTCCTGACCGACGAGCAGATCAAACTGCTTGCCGTGGGCAATGTGGTTGCTTTCATTGTAGCCATGTTAGCGATCAAGTTCTTTATTGATTTTCTGGCAAAATATGGTTTTCGTCTGTTTGGTTGGTATCGCATTATTGTCGGCGGAGCTATTTTGACATTGATGCTGGCAGGGTACAAATTGGAAATCGTTTGA
- a CDS encoding DUF3098 domain-containing protein gives MKKNGFAFGKSNYTFMIIGIVLILGGFVIMSMDSAEFGFGVLGLTVGPLVVMSGFVLEFFAILRRPVDNK, from the coding sequence ATGAAAAAGAACGGATTTGCCTTTGGTAAAAGTAACTACACCTTTATGATCATCGGTATTGTGCTGATTTTGGGTGGGTTTGTCATTATGAGTATGGATTCGGCCGAATTTGGCTTTGGTGTGTTGGGGTTAACCGTTGGACCGCTGGTGGTTATGTCGGGGTTTGTCCTTGAGTTTTTTGCCATTCTGCGCCGCCCTGTTGACAACAAATAG
- a CDS encoding cell division protein FtsX yields MPLKKKKVGSYPNAMIIVSLTAALFLIGFCGLLVMQSKKLISIIKQNIEVRVMLDKGLDSAQVADIQKKIIAKPFVLNTEGKPSVIFYSKDEAAREFIADTKEDFSAFLGENPLHDSYRVRLMEDYFEDTKLKLIKTELEKIEGIFEVVYQENLADQINKNLTKIYIILATFAVIMLIIIVLLMNNTIRLALYSQRFLIRSMQLVGATDNFIQMPFLKNGAVQGLISGFIAAALIVGLQQIALRQIEGLLILQEYQKLGILLIGVIILGALIGILSTFQALARYLRMTLDDLY; encoded by the coding sequence ATGCCTTTGAAGAAGAAAAAAGTAGGTAGTTATCCCAACGCCATGATCATTGTCAGTCTAACAGCGGCCCTGTTTTTGATCGGGTTTTGTGGGTTGTTGGTCATGCAGTCTAAAAAATTGATCTCGATCATTAAGCAAAATATTGAAGTCCGTGTGATGCTGGACAAAGGGCTGGATTCGGCTCAGGTAGCGGATATTCAGAAAAAAATCATTGCAAAGCCATTTGTACTGAATACAGAAGGAAAACCCTCAGTTATTTTTTACTCCAAGGACGAAGCTGCCCGGGAATTCATTGCGGATACCAAAGAAGATTTCAGTGCCTTCCTTGGCGAAAATCCTCTGCACGATAGTTATCGGGTTCGGCTAATGGAAGATTATTTTGAAGATACAAAACTTAAACTGATCAAAACCGAACTGGAAAAAATAGAGGGCATTTTTGAAGTGGTATATCAGGAAAATCTGGCTGATCAGATCAATAAAAACCTGACGAAGATATACATCATTTTGGCCACCTTTGCGGTTATTATGCTCATTATCATTGTATTATTAATGAACAATACCATTCGATTGGCATTGTATTCTCAGCGGTTTTTGATCCGTAGTATGCAGTTGGTGGGAGCGACCGACAACTTTATCCAAATGCCTTTTCTTAAAAACGGGGCCGTTCAGGGGCTGATCAGCGGTTTCATTGCGGCAGCGCTTATTGTAGGGCTTCAGCAAATTGCGCTACGTCAAATTGAAGGATTACTTATTTTGCAGGAATATCAAAAGCTGGGTATTCTGCTCATAGGAGTCATTATTCTGGGCGCATTGATTGGGATTTTAAGTACATTTCAGGCATTGGCGAGGTACTTACGAATGACCTTGGATGATCTCTATTAA
- a CDS encoding GMC oxidoreductase — translation MYLNIDAQKEMTYDAIVIGSGVSGGWAAKELTEKGLRVLMLEKGHKLEHVTGYENAMKDPWQSNYNGRLTMDQKESHPKLSRDYPYNEMSEKYWMNDSDSMYKEVKRFDWFRPNIVGGKSIMWGRQSYRLSDLDFEANLKDGIAVDWPIRYKDIAPWYSYVEKIAGISGEKLGLPQLPDSEFLPPMDMYCVEKEVRKRIEKEFPGRTMTIGRVANLSKPTQVQINNGRAACQYRNKCALGCPFGAYFSTQSCTLPPAVKTGLLTLRPESVVTNLIYDENKKKATGVRIIDAVTMEERIFHAGLIFVCGSALGSTAVLLNSTSNRFPNGFGNDSGELGHNLMDHHFRVGASGTWEGDDDKYYFGRRANGIYVPRYRNIGSDKRDYLRGFGYQGGGSRASWQRNVAELSFGADFKDELTKPGPWSMGLGGFGETLPYHENKMYLDPKEKDKWGMPLVVFDAELKENEKKMRIDMANDAVEMLEKAGVKNVKANDRGSWLGMAIHEMGTARMGRDPKTSVLNGNNQVHACKNVFVTDGAFMVSASCVNPSLTYMAMTARAADFAVKEKKKGNI, via the coding sequence ATGTACCTTAATATAGATGCACAAAAAGAAATGACCTACGATGCCATCGTCATTGGCTCGGGGGTAAGCGGTGGCTGGGCAGCAAAGGAGTTGACCGAAAAGGGATTGCGTGTGTTGATGCTCGAAAAAGGGCATAAGCTGGAGCACGTAACGGGCTATGAAAATGCCATGAAAGATCCCTGGCAGTCGAATTACAACGGTCGCTTGACCATGGATCAGAAAGAATCACATCCAAAATTGAGTCGTGACTATCCGTACAATGAAATGTCGGAAAAATACTGGATGAACGATTCTGATTCAATGTACAAAGAAGTAAAACGATTTGACTGGTTTCGCCCCAATATCGTGGGAGGGAAATCCATCATGTGGGGGCGTCAGTCGTATCGATTGAGTGATTTGGATTTTGAAGCGAACCTTAAAGACGGGATTGCCGTTGACTGGCCGATTCGATACAAAGACATTGCACCTTGGTATAGCTACGTGGAGAAAATCGCAGGAATTTCGGGGGAAAAACTGGGCTTGCCTCAATTGCCGGACAGTGAGTTTTTGCCGCCGATGGACATGTATTGCGTGGAAAAAGAAGTTCGTAAACGGATTGAAAAAGAATTTCCGGGTCGTACGATGACGATCGGGCGGGTAGCCAATTTATCAAAACCTACGCAGGTCCAAATCAATAACGGTCGTGCGGCTTGTCAATACCGTAATAAATGCGCCTTGGGTTGTCCGTTTGGCGCGTATTTCAGTACGCAGTCGTGTACATTACCGCCGGCAGTAAAAACAGGCTTGTTGACACTCCGTCCGGAATCGGTGGTGACCAATTTGATCTACGACGAAAACAAAAAGAAAGCCACAGGCGTACGCATCATTGATGCCGTGACGATGGAAGAACGAATTTTTCACGCCGGATTGATCTTTGTGTGCGGCTCGGCATTGGGTTCTACGGCCGTATTGCTAAACTCTACTTCCAATCGTTTCCCTAACGGATTTGGAAATGACAGCGGTGAGTTGGGGCATAACCTGATGGACCACCACTTCCGGGTTGGAGCGAGCGGTACATGGGAAGGGGACGATGATAAATACTATTTCGGTCGTCGTGCCAATGGTATCTACGTGCCTCGTTACCGTAACATCGGCAGCGATAAACGCGATTACCTGCGTGGCTTTGGCTACCAAGGCGGCGGCAGTCGTGCCAGTTGGCAGCGCAATGTAGCCGAGTTGAGCTTTGGGGCTGACTTTAAGGATGAACTCACTAAACCCGGACCGTGGTCAATGGGCTTGGGCGGTTTTGGTGAAACCTTGCCTTACCACGAGAATAAAATGTATTTAGACCCCAAAGAAAAAGATAAATGGGGGATGCCATTGGTCGTATTTGATGCGGAGTTGAAGGAAAATGAGAAGAAAATGCGTATTGATATGGCCAATGATGCGGTTGAAATGCTCGAAAAAGCGGGTGTGAAAAACGTGAAAGCCAATGATCGGGGTTCTTGGTTAGGGATGGCCATTCACGAAATGGGAACTGCCCGGATGGGGCGTGACCCCAAAACGTCGGTGTTGAACGGTAACAACCAAGTTCATGCGTGTAAAAATGTATTTGTCACCGACGGAGCATTCATGGTTTCTGCCTCTTGCGTTAACCCATCGCTGACGTACATGGCGATGACGGCACGGGCTGCAGACTTTGCCGTGAAAGAAAAGAAGAAAGGCAATATTTAA
- a CDS encoding gluconate 2-dehydrogenase subunit 3 family protein has product MNRRDAIQHVAILLGSVISAPTMAGVLGQKLNIGESVPVTAEQEAFLAELADVIIPTTTTPGAKAAGVEKFIVRVMRDCYPKEDQEKFYSGLTQLNTDSRTAFGKSFVELDARQKTDAVKALTASNKPFFLRVKELTVTGYFTSEIGATKALEYLPIPGRFEGCVPLKPGQKAWAL; this is encoded by the coding sequence ATGAACCGTAGAGATGCTATTCAGCACGTTGCTATCCTTCTGGGAAGCGTAATCTCCGCTCCGACAATGGCGGGAGTATTGGGCCAAAAATTGAATATAGGGGAAAGTGTTCCCGTTACCGCCGAGCAGGAGGCATTTTTGGCCGAATTAGCCGATGTTATCATTCCCACTACTACTACTCCCGGGGCAAAAGCCGCAGGGGTTGAGAAGTTTATTGTGCGCGTGATGCGCGATTGTTATCCCAAAGAAGATCAGGAAAAATTCTATTCAGGTCTTACCCAACTCAACACCGACAGTCGTACCGCTTTCGGGAAAAGTTTTGTTGAATTGGATGCCCGGCAAAAAACAGATGCTGTTAAGGCATTGACAGCAAGCAATAAGCCGTTCTTTCTTCGCGTGAAGGAATTGACGGTGACCGGCTATTTTACTTCTGAAATCGGAGCCACCAAAGCGTTGGAATATTTGCCTATTCCGGGCCGTTTTGAAGGCTGCGTTCCATTAAAACCCGGCCAAAAAGCATGGGCATTGTAA
- a CDS encoding PQQ-dependent sugar dehydrogenase, with the protein MTPLKQKTATFLLLLSAVGISFLILMMYQYHEKNHVQKSIAGLRSEPQLENAFPNLSFNEPVELTHAGDSTNRIFVVEQGGRIKVFDNNPAVKSAEVYLDIRDRVSDGGEMGLLGLAFDPNFTQNGYFYVNYTQRKPMQTVIARYKVSSFKDPKANASSEVILFTISQPYDNHNGGKLAFGPDRFLYISTGDGGAWGDRHNYAQNRKSLLGKILRIDVTKTDKGNYGIPADNPYAGSQEGYREEIYAYGLRNPWRFSFDAQTGQLWAGDVGQNEFEEIDIITKGGNYGWRLKEAGRCYNPGKDCNQGDSLIEPIHQYPRSDGSSVTGGLVYRGSRMPALKGKYLFADYSNGNIWALTLANTTKTGLVLLTKGGGSVSAFGEDADRELYILDHYKGQIKKLVLSI; encoded by the coding sequence ATGACTCCGCTCAAGCAAAAAACAGCCACGTTTCTATTATTATTGTCTGCTGTCGGAATTTCGTTCCTGATATTAATGATGTATCAGTATCACGAAAAAAATCATGTTCAAAAATCAATAGCGGGCTTAAGGTCGGAGCCTCAACTTGAAAATGCGTTTCCGAATCTCTCGTTCAATGAACCCGTAGAGCTTACCCATGCAGGCGACAGTACGAATCGTATCTTTGTAGTAGAACAGGGCGGCAGGATCAAAGTATTTGACAACAATCCTGCGGTCAAATCAGCAGAGGTGTACCTTGATATTCGCGACCGGGTAAGCGACGGCGGCGAAATGGGGTTGTTAGGTCTTGCGTTCGACCCCAACTTTACTCAAAACGGTTATTTTTATGTAAATTACACCCAACGCAAACCTATGCAGACGGTTATTGCCCGTTATAAAGTTTCTTCTTTCAAAGACCCCAAAGCCAATGCTTCTTCAGAAGTGATTCTGTTTACCATTTCGCAACCTTACGACAATCATAACGGCGGAAAACTGGCTTTTGGCCCCGACAGGTTTCTTTATATTTCCACGGGCGACGGCGGGGCCTGGGGTGACCGGCACAATTACGCCCAAAATCGAAAATCACTGCTCGGAAAAATCCTCCGAATCGATGTTACCAAAACAGACAAAGGAAATTACGGAATTCCTGCTGACAATCCCTATGCCGGAAGTCAGGAAGGATACCGAGAAGAAATTTATGCTTACGGCCTGCGCAACCCCTGGCGCTTTAGTTTTGACGCCCAAACCGGCCAATTATGGGCAGGAGATGTGGGGCAAAATGAATTTGAAGAAATTGATATTATTACCAAGGGTGGAAATTACGGCTGGCGTCTGAAAGAAGCCGGCCGTTGCTATAACCCCGGAAAAGACTGCAACCAAGGCGACAGCCTTATTGAGCCGATCCATCAATATCCACGCAGCGACGGAAGTTCGGTTACAGGAGGCTTGGTATACCGAGGTTCACGTATGCCTGCACTAAAGGGAAAATACCTGTTTGCCGATTATAGCAACGGTAACATTTGGGCCCTAACGCTTGCCAACACTACTAAGACCGGCCTTGTGTTACTGACAAAAGGAGGAGGCTCCGTTTCTGCCTTTGGAGAAGATGCCGACCGTGAACTGTATATACTTGATCATTATAAAGGACAAATCAAAAAGCTTGTCCTGTCAATATAA
- a CDS encoding cold shock domain-containing protein, with product MASSQETFSKKEREKKKLKKKKDKEEKKEERQASAKKGQSLEDMIAYVDENGNITNTPPDPRKKKVVNSEDITLGVAKQINEPVEIIREGVVSFFNEQKGYGFIRDLKTQESIFVHINELSGPIKENDKVTFEIEIRQKGPSAIAVKKM from the coding sequence ATGGCTAGTTCACAGGAGACATTTAGTAAAAAGGAAAGAGAGAAGAAGAAATTAAAAAAGAAAAAAGACAAGGAGGAAAAAAAAGAGGAACGCCAGGCAAGTGCTAAGAAAGGCCAATCTTTGGAAGACATGATCGCTTATGTTGACGAAAACGGGAACATCACCAATACTCCCCCAGACCCGAGAAAAAAGAAGGTTGTTAACAGTGAAGACATTACGCTTGGAGTAGCCAAACAAATCAATGAACCCGTAGAAATCATCCGAGAAGGCGTTGTCAGTTTCTTTAATGAGCAAAAAGGGTATGGATTTATCAGAGACCTTAAGACTCAGGAAAGCATCTTTGTCCATATCAATGAGTTAAGCGGTCCCATTAAGGAGAACGACAAAGTAACGTTCGAGATCGAAATACGCCAAAAAGGACCCAGTGCCATTGCCGTAAAAAAGATGTAG
- a CDS encoding HD domain-containing protein: MQIDNLLKQINFIKEIDKLKYVQRKTKLFNSDRNENDAEHSWHLAMMTIVLAEHSDQKIDVMKVLKMVLIHDIVEIDAGDTFIYDTAKNHTNTDEELIAAQRIFGLLPKEQAEEFIGIWQEFEEGITDEAKFARSMDRLEPLLQNTSTNGGTWKEFKVPYQKVYDKKKAIKNGSSLL, translated from the coding sequence ATGCAAATCGATAACCTACTAAAGCAAATAAATTTCATCAAAGAGATTGATAAGCTGAAGTACGTACAACGGAAAACGAAACTGTTTAACAGCGACCGAAACGAAAATGACGCCGAACACAGTTGGCATTTAGCGATGATGACAATTGTGTTGGCGGAGCATTCCGATCAGAAAATAGATGTAATGAAAGTATTGAAAATGGTGTTGATCCACGACATTGTGGAAATTGATGCCGGCGACACGTTTATTTATGACACGGCAAAAAACCACACCAATACCGACGAAGAGCTTATCGCAGCACAACGCATCTTCGGGCTTTTACCCAAAGAACAGGCCGAAGAATTCATCGGCATTTGGCAGGAATTTGAAGAGGGAATCACCGACGAAGCAAAATTTGCCCGATCCATGGACCGATTGGAACCCTTACTTCAAAATACGTCAACCAACGGCGGTACCTGGAAAGAGTTTAAGGTACCGTATCAAAAGGTATATGACAAGAAAAAAGCAATCAAAAACGGCTCAAGCCTGCTTTGA
- a CDS encoding YrdB family protein produces MDILRYANMALAFGLELAMLAALGRWGYLQGKSALFSWLMAIGMVGIAVMLWGYFAAPRSAHRLPLLSRLGFELFMFLLSGLLLYTSGYRTAAVWFCALSCVSILLAFIFKE; encoded by the coding sequence ATGGATATCCTCAGATACGCCAATATGGCATTAGCCTTTGGGCTGGAACTCGCGATGTTAGCCGCTTTGGGTCGATGGGGCTACCTACAGGGAAAATCGGCACTGTTCAGCTGGCTGATGGCCATAGGAATGGTCGGAATCGCGGTGATGCTGTGGGGGTATTTTGCCGCCCCAAGATCAGCACACCGCCTTCCCTTACTGTCGCGATTGGGCTTTGAACTGTTCATGTTTCTGTTATCAGGGCTGCTGCTCTATACCTCAGGCTACCGCACCGCCGCCGTTTGGTTCTGCGCCCTGTCGTGTGTGAGTATCCTCCTTGCTTTCATTTTTAAGGAGTAA
- a CDS encoding DUF3037 domain-containing protein codes for MPEKHVFEYAVIRVVPRVEREEFLNVGVILYCSAEGFLQTRCELNEERLRAFSCRVEVSELQERLGAFERICEGRSQGGTIGQLSRAERFRWLTAARSTVVQTSAVHPGLCENAAETLNRLFTQLVL; via the coding sequence ATGCCCGAAAAACACGTATTTGAGTACGCCGTGATTCGCGTCGTGCCCCGCGTTGAGCGCGAAGAGTTTCTGAATGTCGGGGTCATCCTATATTGTTCGGCCGAAGGGTTTTTACAAACGCGCTGCGAGCTGAACGAGGAGCGCCTGCGGGCCTTTTCGTGTCGTGTGGAAGTGTCGGAGCTGCAAGAGCGCCTGGGTGCCTTTGAGCGTATTTGCGAAGGACGCTCCCAAGGCGGTACGATCGGTCAGTTGTCGCGCGCGGAGCGTTTTCGCTGGCTGACCGCCGCTCGGAGCACCGTTGTGCAAACATCGGCCGTGCACCCGGGCCTGTGCGAAAACGCTGCCGAAACCCTGAATCGATTGTTTACGCAGTTGGTACTGTAG
- a CDS encoding HipA family kinase, whose amino-acid sequence MAESEINLRTVHVTRYVTPLREGGSLPAIVEADDDFLYVMKFRGAGQGAKALIAELISGEIARALGLRVPEIVFSDLHEAFSRMEPDEEIQDLLRESVGLNLALHYLAGAITFDALVTTVNPTLASRIVWLDCLITNVDRTPRNTNMLMWHRDLWLIDHGASLYFHHSWDNWEQQARRPFTAIKDHVLLPLASELEEVDADFRAILTPERIRAIVSLVPDEWLTDESTTLTPAERREVYIQFLATRVAASEIFVKEAQNARKTRI is encoded by the coding sequence ATGGCAGAATCCGAAATCAATCTTCGAACCGTTCACGTGACACGCTACGTTACGCCGCTGCGCGAAGGCGGCTCGCTGCCCGCCATTGTGGAGGCGGATGATGATTTTTTGTACGTGATGAAATTCAGGGGGGCCGGACAGGGGGCCAAAGCCCTCATCGCCGAGCTTATCTCGGGGGAGATCGCCCGGGCTTTGGGCCTGCGCGTGCCGGAAATCGTTTTTTCCGATCTCCACGAAGCCTTCAGCCGCATGGAGCCCGACGAGGAAATTCAGGATCTGCTGCGCGAAAGCGTTGGTCTGAACCTGGCCCTTCATTATTTGGCAGGAGCCATTACGTTTGATGCCCTGGTCACGACGGTCAACCCTACACTCGCTTCGCGGATCGTGTGGCTGGATTGTCTTATCACCAACGTAGACCGCACACCGCGCAACACCAATATGCTCATGTGGCACCGCGACCTGTGGCTGATCGACCACGGAGCGTCGCTGTATTTTCACCATTCGTGGGACAATTGGGAGCAGCAGGCCCGACGGCCGTTTACGGCCATCAAAGACCACGTCCTGTTGCCGTTGGCTTCCGAACTGGAGGAAGTGGATGCTGATTTTCGGGCTATCCTGACGCCCGAGCGGATCCGGGCCATTGTGTCGTTGGTACCTGATGAGTGGCTGACGGATGAGTCCACGACTCTGACGCCTGCCGAGCGGCGTGAGGTATACATTCAATTTTTAGCAACGCGGGTGGCCGCGTCCGAAATTTTTGTCAAAGAAGCGCAAAATGCCCGAAAAACACGTATTTGA
- a CDS encoding tetratricopeptide repeat protein, producing the protein MDALIVVPLILVLFFLHYYFTDHDTVIDKDRKRFTEGIALFESGNTTAAHAYFDQKVKENRKSALAYSYRGKCNLQDGNLYSALYDFTEALSFDNTLVEVHLDKGRVHFQLEEYKEAFLSFDKAVWFSRGSVADALHWRTEAHQKLPPSTVADKEQEL; encoded by the coding sequence ATGGATGCCCTTATTGTTGTACCGCTCATACTGGTGCTCTTCTTTCTTCATTATTACTTTACCGACCATGATACTGTCATCGATAAAGACCGCAAACGATTCACCGAAGGCATCGCCCTTTTTGAATCAGGAAATACTACCGCCGCTCATGCCTATTTTGACCAAAAGGTAAAAGAAAATCGTAAATCAGCGCTGGCCTATTCCTACCGGGGAAAATGCAATTTACAGGACGGCAATCTGTACTCAGCCCTGTACGATTTTACGGAAGCCCTTTCCTTTGACAATACGCTGGTAGAGGTACATTTAGACAAAGGCAGGGTCCATTTTCAACTGGAAGAATACAAAGAAGCCTTTTTATCGTTCGACAAGGCCGTTTGGTTTTCACGCGGCAGTGTGGCCGATGCGCTGCATTGGCGTACGGAGGCGCACCAAAAACTTCCCCCTTCAACCGTAGCCGACAAAGAACAGGAACTCTAA